The window CAGCCAATGGAAGTCTGGTCAAAGCCATTTACTCAACCAATGTCCCCCTTCCATCTAACTCATGCCACTCTGTCCAACCAGAACTCCGCCATGCAATCAGTGGCCTTCCGCACCCCCGGTGTTCCTCCAGCCCCATTCCGTGAGCAGCGTGAAGACAGACCTCCTGTGTCTCGCGTGCCATTGGGGCTCCTGTGTGCTTCCGAGCAGGAGCGTTCCCCAAGCGGGTTGGAAGGGAAGAACTCCATTCCAGCCTGACCTTGGGGAGGATATGAAGATGAAAAGGGCCTCCCGGCCAGACCCCCTCCTATGCCCCACGGTGGCTGTCCACTAAAGCTGCCCTGGGGCTCTGTCTCCTCTGCAGTCTGCTGGCTGGATGCCCAAACTATCCCGCCAGACCTCCATAGAGCTGCCCAGCATGGCGGTGTCCAGTACCAAGAGTCGATGGGAGACAGGAGAGGTGCAGACTCAGTCTTTGGCCAAGACCCCCACCTGCAAGGTAGGGCCCCTCTGTCGACAGAGAGGAGCTGGGAAGTCAGAGCCTGCAGCAGGAGAGGTGCCCTGTGTGGGCTGATCCAGGAGAGGCAGAAGGCTGGCGTGTGGACAAGGCTGGGCAGCGGTTGAAGCTCCCCCTGGGGCCTCACTCGAGAGATGAGGCAGGCGGGTCTCCAGGCCAAAGAGAAGGGCCAGGGCCACCGGCGCCCATGGGCGGGTCTGAGCCATGACAACTCGCTTGTCTGTGCCCAGGACATTGTAGCTGGAGACATGAGCAAGAGGAGCctctgggagcagagaggaggctCCAGGACCTCGTCCTCCACCAAGGTAGACCCTGATGTGGTGGAGCAGGGCGCGGCCGGGCCGGGCGCCATCTCCAGCAGGAgtgcctcctcctctcttcccaacAGACCACCCCGTCTGGAAAGAGGTACAAGTTCGTGGCCACTGGACACGGGAAGTACGAGAAGGTTCTTGTGGACGAGGGCCCGGCGCCCTAGGCTGTGCACCCCGGTGAGTCCAGGGCAGTGACCAGTGCCGTGTGCTGAGTGAAGTGTGGGAcggaggcaggggcagggcggCTTGCTCACGTCTCagtggaggctgggcctggggctgaggCCCGGCCTCAGAGCTGGCTGCAGCTCAGTCCCAACTCAGTCTTCTGGCCTCTCGTCTCACACCCGCCTGGGACTGTCCATTTCTTCAGGGTCAGGATGGTCAGCCACCTCAAAGTGCCCCTCGGGATAGCCTCCTGTCCCTGTGGAGCCTCCGGAGGGCAGCCTGGCCACTGCAGCAGTCGAGCTGGGTGGGGGAGTCCCCAGGAGCCTGGCTCCCCTGTGCCTCGCTGCACTGAGGGTCTGAAGAGGGGCAGGACCGCGGTCTCGCCCTCCCGAGGGTTGCTGGAGGTTCTGCTGCCCTCCCCGTCCAGGGCGGAGACAGAGGCACCATGCTGTCACACATTTATTAGTGGCCTGGGTCCCAGGCTCCATCCCAGCACCCTTCCGCCTGTCACCTGCATCCTTCCCCTGCTGAGTCCCACCCGGGGGGCTGGAGGCCTCGGTCAGCTCCTCAGGCTCCCTCTCCCTGTGGTTGGTGGCCATCGCAGACTGACCGAGTGCAGCCGCAGAGCCCCTTCAGTGCCTCTGCCCAGACCCGGCCTCTCTTCAACCTCTGTGGCCCTGCTTCCTTGTGGTCCAGTGCGGAGGACGCCACTCCCTGCCCGCTATGGGAGCTGGCTGTGACCAGCACCGTGACCCGTCCCACTCTTCCATCAGAAGGTCCCCAGGTTGCCAGCCCAGCAGGGAACCAGAGGGGGCAGGGAGTGGGCTGCAGCCTTCCTTCCCCCCAGCTCCCACTTGGGCCAGCCCTTCCACACCTGGCCCTGTGGTGTCCGGCTCCTGCCCGCCGATGGGCCTCTCAGGAGCGATGACATGCCGACCAGGTGCCAGTGCTGGTACCAGCTCCCCTCACACCGAACGTGCCGGCAGAGGGCGGGGCGGCGGGCTGCCCTGCGGGGAGGGCAGTGTGCCAGCATGAGTAGCTGCCCTCCCGTCCCCCTCGGCCCCACGCTGACCCTGAGGCGGACCTCTGCCACCCCCCACACTGCCCAGACTGCCTCTGTCGGCCCGCGTGCTCCGCACCCACGCCCCTTTCCCACTTGTCCTACGGCTCCTGTCCACTTGACCTGCCCCCAACCACCCACTGGACTCCATGGCACCAGGACGTGCCTGCCTGGTCCCCAACACTGTCCTCCTGCATCTCCTCTTAGGACAGCATGGCCTCCCATGAGACCTTCAGCCTGTCTTGCCTACCCCTGGTCCTAGGCCCTAGGGGCCACTCTGGCCACCTCACTGGAGCCTCCAACCTGCCGCTGTCCGGTTGAAGTTCTTGGGTCGGGGGCTCAGTTCCAGGCTGGattggagggagggaggcggcCGGGTGGCCTCCTGCAGCTTCCGGGCATTGAAGCGAGGCCGGTATAGGAAGGGCAGGCGGGCAAGGCTGGCCGGGGGACGGTCCCCATCCCTGGGCCCCGCCACGCAACTGCGGGACTCAGCCACAGACATGCGGTAGAGCACAGCATCCCACATCCTGGAGGCCCGGGAGGCGGGCGGCCGGGCGCCAGCCCCAGCAGATGCCTCTGGTTGCGCAGGCAGGaggctgggctcctgctctgggaAGGGGGCATCCTCTGCGTCTTCCATAAGCTGCTTCTTGAGACGTGTCCAGCCGCTGAGCCGTGGCTTGGGTGCAACTTGGGGGACAGGGCATGGGTGGGGACCCAGTGGTAGTGCCAGGGACGAGCTTCCCGGGGGCATGGCGACCCTCTCAACCTCTGCAGCAGGGCTGGACACAGGAGACTCCTCCAGGTGCCCAGCTTCAGGGGCCACAGCAGCCGGGCTGTAAGGTGGGGGCCCGGGAGAGCGGTAGGTGGGGGCTATGGGCACCACCACCCTGGTGCTAGCCTCTCTGGACACTGAGGCCTGGAAGCTGGGTGGTGGCCTTGCTGCAGAGGGCTCCTCAGGCCCAGGACTGACCTCCTGGGCCCGGGCAGGCAGTGGGCGGATATGGGCCACGGGGATCAGAGACTGGGCACTGGCTGCGTCTCCCTCCTGAACCCTGGGGCTCTCATCTGGGGCTGTCCTCAGAGGCTCCGGGGCCCCACCCTGTGGGGACGGTGCCAGCTGAATGTGCACCTGGGTGATGTGTGTGCCCCCAGACGTTGGGGCTGAGACAGGGGAAAAGCCACTGGGGAGCTGGGTAGGTTGTAGGGCCAGGGCTTCAGGCCTCGAAGGGGCCTCCAAGTGGGTGGCCAGGGCCCTGCGCTCGGTGAGGCTGAAGGAGAAGGTGGACCTCTGCGGGGGCGAGGTCACGTGGTGGATGATGGGGGCACGCGGGGAGCGGGGCAGGGGTGCCACCGTGCGCAGGGCCTCAGTGGTACATGGGGCCACGGCCTCCAGGTCGTGGCTGGCCTCACTCACAGGGGACAGGGAGGTACGGAAGGCCCCAGGTGGGGCCGGGACAGCCCCGGCCATCTTCCTCCGAGCTGCCTTCCTCAGAAGTTTCTGCAGACGCAGGTTGTCTTTTCCTGGCTTAGGAAGCAGGGGTGGTGGAGGTCCAGGGGGCCTCTGGGGGCTCGGGCCACCAGCCTCCAGGGTCACTGACGTGGCTGAACCGAGCATCGCTTCACCCTGGGTGGGAGGAACAGCGATCAGGCCCCTGCCCTCCCTGTGACGGGCACGGGCTGCAGTTGTACAGCAGGCCTTGGGCTGTAGAGTTCCCAGCAATAGCAGCTTTTCCCGAGCCCCAGACTTGCCGGGCACCTTCTGTGCTGTGCATCAGTGACTGTGGGGCAGCTCCACGCCTGGTGCGGTAGGGAGCTGTGGAGGTCGCTGGGGGCTGGCAAGGGGGCGGGCAGGAGACCCACCGGCGAGCCCTCTGGGGAGGCTGGTGTCTGGCCAGCCGCTGGCCACAGCCGAGGGCGGGAAGAGCAGGCTGCCCACAGACACGTGAGGGCCGCCACGCCGTCGC of the Sciurus carolinensis chromosome 11, mSciCar1.2, whole genome shotgun sequence genome contains:
- the Prr33 gene encoding proline-rich protein 33 — translated: MLGSATSVTLEAGGPSPQRPPGPPPPLLPKPGKDNLRLQKLLRKAARRKMAGAVPAPPGAFRTSLSPVSEASHDLEAVAPCTTEALRTVAPLPRSPRAPIIHHVTSPPQRSTFSFSLTERRALATHLEAPSRPEALALQPTQLPSGFSPVSAPTSGGTHITQVHIQLAPSPQGGAPEPLRTAPDESPRVQEGDAASAQSLIPVAHIRPLPARAQEVSPGPEEPSAARPPPSFQASVSREASTRVVVPIAPTYRSPGPPPYSPAAVAPEAGHLEESPVSSPAAEVERVAMPPGSSSLALPLGPHPCPVPQVAPKPRLSGWTRLKKQLMEDAEDAPFPEQEPSLLPAQPEASAGAGARPPASRASRMWDAVLYRMSVAESRSCVAGPRDGDRPPASLARLPFLYRPRFNARKLQEATRPPPSLQSSLELSPRPKNFNRTAAGWRLQ